The Parafrankia discariae genomic sequence AACCTGAAGATGGTCTCGGTCGAGAGCGGCATCGGCTGGATCCCCTTCATGCTCGAGGCGATGGACTACGAGCTCGAGGAGAACGCGCCGGAGTACTTCCACAAGCTGCAGAAGCTGCCGTCGGAGTACTTCGCCTCGAACTGGTACGCGACCTTCTGGTTCGAGAAGGGCCGCGGCGACCTCCAGCACCTCGTCGACACCGTCGGCGAGGACAACATCATGTTCGAGACCGACTTCCCGCACCCGACGAGCCTGCACCCGAACCCGCTCGAGATGGTCGCCGAGCAGG encodes the following:
- a CDS encoding amidohydrolase family protein; translation: NLKMVSVESGIGWIPFMLEAMDYELEENAPEYFHKLQKLPSEYFASNWYATFWFEKGRGDLQHLVDTVGEDNIMFETDFPHPTSLHPNPLEMVAEQVGSLRPETQRKVMGENATKLYRV